Genomic DNA from Salvia splendens isolate huo1 unplaced genomic scaffold, SspV2 ctg1128, whole genome shotgun sequence:
gtggaatctcgtcataaagtcgctgatcttttcgtcgcgaccttgacgtatagaaagcagctgagccgaagtgatttcGGGCttcgctttctgaaagaacctcctgtggaaagcatccattagatctcggtaagatctaatgctgccttggggaggctatcgaaccaccttcttgcgttcccgataagcagctcgggaaacagcttgcacatgtggactcattgagaccctggttcgccatgttatactgatagcgtcccaggaagtcatgaggattcaccaacccgtcataagtcatcgacggagttcggtagttctgtggaggggagttcgggtgatatcgtccgagaacggagtcttcaatgctccgtacatggcgaacccgacatctcttcggtatgaggagatggagatctcctgtgattccggtaccgaggaggaacaggaacatgtcggggttgaggattcttcttcctggaagacacggcactactgcggtagtgactttcatgtctggatgaggaaggagaatccaccgttttcgtcttcggctcttggctcttttgcaggaaggctaagaactcatcctgcttctcagccaagaacagcttgacaacctcattcaaatcaggctgctgggaagactcgtgtgtggaccttttgagcggcttgttccttcatcgtgaaaactggaagtagatgtctcccgaggctgttttccggacctgcgggctggactagcttcctcatggtttcacgaacggtattacgggtagtatgtgatctggtatgcatttttttttttgggtggaaaaagggtcaaaaattcgctttatcacaaatttggttctctgtttcccacagacggcgccagtgatggtttggcgaatttttgatggtgatgaatgctggaaaatacagatcacgacacagagatttacgtggttcgatttactgaggtaaatctacgtccacgggaagaaaagagggcagagttgtattgcttgatctgttttctacagcttacaatacagacttgctatttgatatttgatctctagagagccCCTTTctcctatctgatctaagttctatttatacattgaactaagatcgtggcttgcatcaccactagctaggtcgtggcttacatcatcactaattaggtcgtggcttacatcatcactaattagatcgtggatgtcgtggaggtcatgagatcttgcatgggtccaccactaaatagatcgtgtagtggaggtcgtggaggttctgcatgagtccactatctcccagttcggtcgaatactgagaccgaactgctgaactattgccgagcagcttttgccgatctgagagtagagcttgattggtcggcttttaccgagctgtaggctggggccgaactctttggtaatgccgaactgattggtcggcttttaccgagctgtaggctagggccgaactctttggtaatgccgaactgatactcttccttggtctttgggctgatgggccgtcactgctattgggcttgtttagtacgtaccccatcagaaTGAGTGAGGAATAAAAAGGGGAAATTGTTAGCCGACATTGGGAGACGAGTACACCAACACTGGAAGTCGGCAACtgaatttggagagagaatTGAATAGTTTAGTGTGGGGGAATTGGGAAAGGAAGAGGAGAGCCGTTGATTTGATGGGGGAGAAGATGATATGGCGGTGGATGGTGTGGGGCCCAAGGGTTTCGAATATTGTAGAAGAAAAGTGCATTGAATTTCATCGAGATTAACTTTTAACACAAAATATGTCCAGACTGGGACTGGGTGTGTGATACAGGCATACGCATACAGCTTTGTTGTGTTGCGACGTACTACAAGCGTGAGCAAGGTTGCCAAAATTGCagttgttagagcatccacaatcgtgctcttggcagcggcacggttgtgggtccggccccactttttctgcctgctctctggcaagagcacaacaacCACAGCTGTGCTTTTTcacaaggacgagcacaattaatttaaaattcaattaaacaataacatttcaataatacaaaattcattaaaaaaacctaaataaaataaaaacgacataattaaaatcctaaaaaattaaaaattacataattaaaatactaaaaattaaaaaatcactacgcgttgccgaatttcccacatgtgtttgattaggtcttcttgtagttgatgtggattcgggtatcgcgcattgtgtgtcttgtctcgattcGTTGGCCGACcctcgtatgctcgcctcggcgtgggggagacctcgctgttgagcttccggctcgtcctcgtcgtagaagctagcgccctcggcccttcgtcggctataatcatgttgtgtaagataatacacgtgaacatgatgtcggcgatattattcacgtaccatagCCGAGCCGGGGACTTCActatgttgaatcgggcttgaaggaccccgaaagctctttcgacatctttccgtgcggactcttgacgctgcgcaaaaagaacccatcTCGGTGTGCGGTTGTTGAACGTCTttacgaaagtcgaccaccctTGGGTAGacaccatcggcgagatagtaacccatgtggtagctatttccgttgatggtgagtCGATCGCCgttgctacaccattcatcacatcagtgaagagtggtgaagataTTAgtacattcaagtcgttgttggatccagcaacgccaaatatgcatgccaaaccATAGGCGTAGTCGgtgaccgcctcaaggataagcgttggccGCCCCTTcgtgaccgctcaagtgttgcccctccaagcagtcgggcaattcttccacctccaatgcatgcagtcaatgctgccaagcatttcgggaaagccatggactgatttgtgaagacgaagcaaccgttgcaATCTCGGTgttgggtgcccgaaggaattcatccccgaaagctgaacgaacgccctcgcaaaaatatttagacaaaggattccagggACTcacgatatgcaaatactcgtcgaagatgtcggccgtttgcccagtagcgattgtcggatggcacacgtacacttctgcaacggcgtgatactttgccggctgGCTGCATCTGCACCTGTTTgaaagaattcaacacgtgcggacaatgtgttgacaattctgcatgaacaagcgctttgacatgcgaaaaaacgcgcctaaagtaatctgcCGAAAACCGCGGctgtcggcaaagtagtcggcaacagcctttcgtgggctccctcccagtcacgatgaatgtagcgccgatttgatctggttcgttgagagaggagcgggggtattcgccgcgacatatgcttcgtaagcggcacgatgttgttcgtagtattctgttcttcgcgttccgcttccgccataatatgggtgaaatccatttgaggttttgaatgaggatgaatgtgttgatagtttgtatgagaattaagaatgagagatgaatgggagatgaattgatgtgataaatggatgatgaatgtgtgtatttatagatgattttgggggaataaaataaaaaaaataataaaaaaaatcagaaaaacgggaaaaaacggccatatttttgggatttgaattttttaatcatttatataatttaaaaacgatttttaaaataaataaaaaaaaacattcaaaggcaacggctatgcgttgcccaatcataagccccatgtcgcctgctcgctggcacggcgctgctcgatgcatcgagcagcgccgtgccagcggcgcgagccgCAGCGCGGCGGTCCTCGTCCTCGCGCTGGCACGGACGCGGCCTTCACTCCCACCACCGTGTGGATGCTATTAGTGTTATTTTCCTTGCAAGTATACTGCAGTGCAGTGTGGTTGTCTTAATATCGAGTATAATAGCCTCAATTAACTTAGAATTTCTTAAATgaaaaacaatatatatatatatatagggatgtattcatttcctttcctatatttcctcctttttccttcttaatatcagccattagattagagaaatggacggtcaagatcaacattggtaATTAATcctgtgttgcattatttgtcctatttgtgcattatgaggtacaatagtaatctaataatggctggaaaccgctacgaataatgcaccacatggtcacgagtaatgcatataattaactatataatgcataatatgttaactgcaatgcatacgaataagatgtaccatgttatgatgtttggacacatgtttcttgtttcccctaagggtttaataagcttaggggctagggtatagtacgtagacacgtatgtaatcttcacatggtaacgagtaatggatataattgactatataatgcacaatttgtgaactgcaatgcatacgaatacctctaataatgcataatataataaccatgtaatgcatataattgactatataatgcacaatatgttaactgcaatgcatacgaataagatgtaacatgttatgatgtttggacacacatttcttgtttcccctaagggtttaataagcttaggggctagggtatagtacgtagacacgtgtgtaatcttcacatgataacgagtaatggatataattgactatataatgcacaatttgtgaactgcaatgcatacgaacaagatgtgctgtgttatgatgtttgacacacgtttcttgtttcccctaagggtttaataagcttaggggctagggtatagtacgtacgcattaataacaaattataaaacgatacgaataattcaccaaattgtcacgagtaatggatgttattaactatataatgcacaatatgtgaactgcaatgcatacgaataagatgtaccatgttatgatgtttgacacacgtttcttgtttcccctaagggtttaataagcttaggggctagggtatagtacgtagacattactaaatgcacgtatgtaatcttcaatccgttgattaacccatatacacaatactctaataatgcataatatactgagataatgaaaTTAAAGCTACatataatgcactacctaaaccaaataatgcacatgaCGTATATTCcgataacaacaatttgttagtaatgtctactactataccctagcctctaagcttattaaacccttagggaaacaagaaacgtgtgtcaaacatcataacatggtacatctattcgtatgcattgcagttcacatattgtgcattatatagttaataacatccattactcgtgacaatttggtgaattattcgtatcgtttttataatttgttattaatgcgtacgtactataccctagcataagcttattaaaccttaggggaaacaagaaacgtgtgtcaaacatcataacacagcacatcttgttcgtatgcattgcagttcacaaattgtgcattatatagtcaattatatccattactcgttaccatgtgaagattacatacgtgtctacgtactataccctagcctaagcttattaaacccttagggaaacaagaaacgtgtgtccaacaTCAtaaacatggtacatcttattcgtatgcattgcagttcacatattgtgcattatatagtcaattatatgcattactcgtgaccatgtggtgcattattcgcagataccaaaatgtggcagttactttccgtcaaatgtcaataataacctgtaatgcatacaaccaccttctataatgcaacacggaaccagttttatagaatcaatctgatccgttgatgccttagatctaacgcgtaatattaagaaggaaaaagatctaagatgtgaaaaggagaataacgctccatatatatatatataataatatatatataatatataatattaaattacatGCTAAATATTTTATGCTGTAAGAGCATGAATAACGCTTGGGgtcgggccgcaaatcgcgagtcccagCCCATCCCCGCGCGTTGGAGGGGCGGCGGCACGGCATGGGCCGGTCCCCGTGCCGCGATCCCGCCTGTTGCCTTTGCCGGCCCGCCTGGGACGCGTTATTCGGGGACGGACCGACCCCGCGAGTCCtgcccagcgttacacgctctCGGCAGGGCCGCAAgtccaatttatttatttaattttttttgtgtctataaatacgagcatTCCATTTGTGCATCAATTACGTGCATTCCATTCAATCTATATTAAACCCTTTATTTCGACgtcaatggattggttcaacagcgatGAACGTGAGATGGAGAAGTTtgttaactcgaacaattggtacataccgaGGTCGCAACGATCGCAGCCACAACCTAGTCtgggagtcggtagcaacgttGATGTAACATCACCGGTCACACCGATGAATCAGATCAGCgagatggagcccgctcaagagcGTGGCAAGGAGAAGGTCGGCGAGGAacaatgtggcttgcgaggaactacatcgacGTCTCCCGAGGATCCATCATCGGCCAACCAGCAGACCAGCAAGGCTTTTATGGGAGCGATTGCTCAGAAGTATAACGCTGGCCGTCCTAAGGATCGATCGAGCatagctacgtgaagctgcgcaagcattggggcgaacaggcggatatgagcaagGGAACGGAAAGTGGCCAACGTAGTCGGATATGGCCGAGCggcacagcgaggcggacctcgtcgagaaggcgaaggagCGTTCTTCGTGACGGGAGGAAggccttcaagtacttcgaTGTTTTgaagctcgtcgagaagagccTGAAGTACACGAGCGGTGCCGAGCGACGGCAACTGGGGCAGCGAAGAGAACAAAGTTTTCCAtctccggaaactactcttcgagcgatgGAGTCCGGCGATCTCCTCAACTCGACGACGCGTCTTCGCTTctctcctagcattcagagccgcccgatgggaacaaaggcggcaaagaggaaagcaaaggggaaggcaactgcgagcaactccgcATGGTTCCACTCCAATCAATCCGTCTCTAGATAAATGTCCGacactttgtcggagatgaatattacgtgcggatgagccagctgacatGCACGCAGGAtacgtcgaagatgtcggacgaCGAGCTCGAGTTGCCACCGTGAAATGacgcctaccttcgcgcccaaatgaagaagtagtagtcgtggcccggtttgtagtattttaaatttgcttcgtctagtaatgtaatgtttaattttctaatgaacaatgcattttcctGTGTTCAATTGTTGaacgaattgcgtttacgagttaatatgttggagttgtgaataagTGTCATTATTTTGCGGCCTGTAgggttagaggagttggggccgtgccgcaactgtagagaaatgatgacgtggaagggactggggccggaaatggggacggggttattcaTGCCCTAACGTAGGTTCTTGTCACTATTGTTTTGTATTAATACGAATATGATCTAGTCGTGTTCAGGCCCTTATTTTGGCCAGAAATATAATAGGGCGGATTCATGTTTAGATTaaaaattttcttaaaattttatattcgCATTTAACCAATGGAATTTTAGAGATGACCCGAGAACAACCTACTCATAATTTTTCAGTCCTAATTTCAATTGGAGAAAATTGGCTAGCATTCTTCATTTGAATTTGTCTACAAATTTTAATTCAGTCATATAGCTCTCGTTCTATTGCCCGGACATGGTCATGCATACAGTTTTTAGCTTTagattagtagtagtactaaattttaaatatgGAGTAATTTGTAATTGAACTGCTGGTATTACTTCCTATCCTCGGTCTAAAAAAAGTGCATTGTGGATTTTAATTAAGCAAACTAAGTCATTCTTCTACATTATTGACTTGATAGCAGTCATTCAATTAACCCGATGTTGCCTACTGCCAAAGTAGGTTGCAAGGCAaatattaagagcatccactacgagTCCCGCGTACGGCTTGcgttccgtcccggagggacggttccgccgcgggacgcgttgcaacgttcgtcccgtcccgtagcccgtcccGCAGCCCGTGGCAGAgagacaagggacgcgccgtcccgtcacgcgcccgggcgacgtgtcgcgcccccgatgcatgcgtgacgcccactcgctggcccgcgagtgggcgtcgtcacggatgacgcaataattcatttttttaattcgaattttaataaaaaaattttatttttaaaacggtaatgttaccgttaattttttattttcttttttttatatttttttatttatttactctataaataatcttatttcatactcatttcacacaaacacacatctattcctctcaaatcctctctataaccactccaatttcatcttaaatcaactcaaacaaatggatccttttgagcaaatgcgtcaactaatggaacaatcacttgaagaagatcgacgccgagaggcggaggaagccgaagttttggatggtaaagcgccggccatcaacttcgtcgccaacaaccggctttataaaatggggtactatctcgccgacggcatctacccgaagtggccgaccttcgtgaagacgtgcaacagGCCTATTAACCCAAAGCaagctctttttgcgcagaagcaggaggctgctcgcaaggatgtggagagggcgttcggggttctccaagcgcgcttcaacatcatcaaagccctggctcgttcgtggttcatggagagcatggtcgacatcatgtatacgtgcataatcttgcacaacatgtttgtccaagacgaaggacccgaggcggaaaattggttcgaccccgaatcccccggaagctcaaccgcaagtagtccgccgcgaagtggagcgcatccatcaatacaagaacggttgtctattcgggcaaggacacgcgactctagcgcccacgcccaactctaagaggatctaattgagcacatttgggaaaactttgacggagaaaattaaattatgtcatttttatttttttaggattttaattatgtccattttctatttttttgaattttaatgttgttttaattttaataaagtgtgtttgttttagttgaattgggttggaaaaaaaataaaaatgaaatttaatgaataataatttaagggacggaataatgGACGGTTAGGGACgaagcgttgcaggttccgtcccttagttaagggatggaggaataaagtacagtggggccctcaaatagtagtttaagggacggtgggggacagcgtagtggatgctctaagtcatCTTCAACCATTTATACTAAATTTAATCTCATTTTTTGTATAGTATGTCACATCCTAACTTTTACTTCAACCATTTACATAAAACATAAATCCAAAAGAATATTTCATATTCtcctacttttatattttttcaatcttaTCCATACATTTATTTAAATCAGTACACATTAACTCCACAATGGTTTatcaataattaataatttaaatcatttaaTACAATTTgcttattaaattaaatatactacatattcaataaaaaatacactaacatgaaaattataataaatcaaACATATTCCAAAACattcaaacataaattaaaatacatttaaacACATCGACAACACAAAAAATATGGGTTATAATATCACAAGTTAtacaagaaaaaataattaatacttaataaattattgtaaaataaattttaattgattagaaaataaaagttaatattttaaaattgattaaaatcaaaatgtcctcaattacaaatttaaagatGCCCGTCTGTGGTAGGATTATTAGACCAACTtagatatatttaaattaagttGCCCAATTAAAATGAACTAGCCCAATTATTAACTAGATATATCATGTTTCTTCCTACAATTCTTATGGACTTGGATTTAAATTTACTAGTACCAAACATAAATATAGATTCAATCAGCCTAAGATGCCCAATCGACAAATGGAGTGATCTACTTTCTTTTAGTGATACTGATGTTCCCAAAAATAGATAAAACACCAGATCTTTCATAAAGTGAAGATAACAAAATTCATAAACTTCATGAACACCCACACACGCATATTCAAAATATAGGTCATTCGTGTCAAGAACATGCGGCAGAAAGGATCAAAGCATGTGACAGGACATCAATTCCCACTTACTCAACCCCTACTAAGTAATCCTCAAGAGGAAAGGGTAACACAATTCAAGGGATGTAGTTAATAGTTTTGGTTGAAGATCACAAGCTCAAGCCACACATTTGTTTACAGTCACTTCACATGGTCATGTAGTGTAACACACTGAATTAATAAACCCAAAGGAAGCTATCACATGGCACAATATGCAGTAGCCTAAGAGGAAGGAAGCAAGAAGCTGCATAACCTAAACTAGTTAAAATTCATACCACAAAAGGTTAGACTCAAAGCTTATCTATTCAGTCCTTGGTAAGATTGAATGGAAgaggtggaatggaatgaagatATAAATGAAATGACAATTCCTATGCATTTCTATTCCATTCTCTCCTCCACATTCAAGCAAAGTATAGGAATGGAAGTAGTGTTCACCATTCCAGCATACCGACGAGAAGGGCTTAGAGTTGTATAAACTGAAGCTAATAGTCGCACTTCCAAGTTCCAAATATCAAGATTAAAATCATCCATAAACAAAAATCTCAACACCAACAACACACATCATAAACAACTAAGCAGAGCTCAGGAAAGTAATAGCAAAATCAAAGAAACCAAGAAACCGAACCACCATATTATACACTTGCCAACCAAGTGGGGAAAATTTCGGTTCACAAATCAGTGGATCGCATGACAACAATTGTAGCAAAAACCATTCCATAACAATATAGGAGCATCATTCTATAGGTATAACACCCGCCAAACATAGAGCAAAAACCATAATAACAGCGTAATTAAACCATCCGCAAAGCAAAAATAGCATCAACTGAACCAAAAAAAGGGAGAATAATAGAAGCCGACTTATTCACGAGGCGCTTTTGCATTCCCTTGCGAAGTGTCCAGACTCACCGCAGCTGAAACAGTTGcctccgccaccgccgccgccgcctccgctaAACCTACCAaaaccaccgccgccgccacctccACGGCTGTAACCACCACCACCGCGTCCACCCCCGCTGCCTCCACGCACACAATCCCTCGCCATATGACCTGGTTCCCCGCAGTTGAAACAatcaccaccacctccgccgcgtccaccaccgccgctgccacgcACACAATCCCTCGACATATGACCTGGCTCCCCGCAGGTGAAACAAGCACCACcgccacctccaccaccgccgcgATTTCCACTAGGACATTCCCTCGCCATATGCCCAATTCCTCCACAGCTGTAGCATCCTCCACCACTTCCACCGCCTAcacctccgcctccgcctccgcctccgcctccattAGAGCAATCCCTAGCCATATGCCCAACCTCGCCACAGTTAAAGCACTCACCgcctcctccacctcctccgccgCTCCGATAACCGTATCCATTACCGTCGTTCCTCCGATCTCCGTATCCGAACCCTCCCCCGCGGCTGTTGCTGTTATTCCCCCTCCGAGAAGTGGTGTCGACGGGGCCTCCTCCTGGAGCAGTGACATCAGCAGCTTTGGTCTTATCGCCATCTAGAATGATGGTGAACTCGACCTCCTGGCCCTCGCGGAGGGAGCGGTAGCCGTCAGATTTGATGGCGGTTTGGTGGACGAACAGATCTTCGCCTCCTTCCTCGGGCTGGATGAATCCGTAGCCCTTCTGATCGTTGAATTTGGTGACGACGCCTTTGGATCGCATAGCCTTCTCCTCCGCCATTGAAGATCGCCGACGAAAGAAACCCTAGAAACCCCGATTTATACGATTGTGTATACGTATAGGCGAGAGAGAGTTTTTTGATTGTGCGTGCTTACACAGAGTGTGTGTGTGGTATTTATAAACGGCTTGAGCTAAAAGAAGCCCTAATTAAATTGCTGCGTTTCGGCCGTTTGGGCTTTACATTTCTCAATTTTATTCTTCTCTCTTAATTCTACAAATTTcttctttattcattttacaATTAATTCTAATAGATTATGATATGGAAGGCAGAAATAGTTATACTAATATTCCAATTTTAAGGGGCAAGTATCCCATTTTCTCTTATATCTGTCATTTAAATTCACAttttaaaatgtaaattttaataaattattttactttataaaagaatgtgaataaaaaaattaatgaaatgtacGTCTcgcttttatatattgatttaatGATGGAATATGGATATAAGTATTTATTATAGTGTGTGGTACAATTatttaaagtagaaaaaaataaataaatgaaaatttaactTGCAACGtatcaaaatagtaaaatataacATTAATTTTATCGACGAGGATATTCGTATTTTATTGAAGTTGTCTCAGTTATATGAGAGTTGGACAAGGCTACACAACATTTTCCGGTccctaagagtgtccacagtgaGACCGCTACGAAGGTCTATTGCAGGGACGGGAGGCGCTGCGGCGGTGGAGGAAGAGCTGCGTAGGCGGTGTGGACTGAGGGTGgcggcggttccgcggcggcctATTGTGAGCCGCCGAGACCGTCGCGGTTGTCAAAAacgtgtttttttattttcttaatttattttgtggTGACTAGGCAGACAAATTTTTGTGACTGTGCTGACTAGGCGGACAAGTTTTTTGTGATCGTGGTCTGGCTGTTCcaactattgtggacactctaatgaATTTTAACATCACGGATTGTCCCTGTGTACATGAGATAGTCACATTTCATGGACTTTTGCATTGTTTTCATAGATTATACTACCCTTTAAGCATTTTTTTTGTCATGAGGAAATCGTCCATAATTTTAAATAGTAGCATATgatattgtttatttttttactttgatttcagtcagtttttttttttatcttttttctactttattttcttttcttttctcttatgTTCTTTATTCACAAATTATATACattcaaaatacaaaattaattattaaaaatgtaaaatcaCAAATTATTAAGCAAATTACATCAATGATTAAGCTCATTGATAACTAATGCCATTCACCCTAATCAAATTAGcataattaagaaaatgaacTATAAATAGGTGAAATgacaactaattaaaatatatccttttatttttaatatacaggttttaatttaa
This window encodes:
- the LOC121788730 gene encoding glycine-rich protein 2-like, translating into MAEEKAMRSKGVVTKFNDQKGYGFIQPEEGGEDLFVHQTAIKSDGYRSLREGQEVEFTIILDGDKTKAADVTAPGGGPVDTTSRRGNNSNSRGGGFGYGDRRNDGNGYGYRSGGGGGGGGECFNCGEVGHMARDCSNGGGGGGGGGGVGGGSGGGCYSCGGIGHMARECPSGNRGGGGGGGGACFTCGEPGHMSRDCVRGSGGGGRGGGGGDCFNCGEPGHMARDCVRGGSGGGRGGGGYSRGGGGGGGFGRFSGGGGGGGGGNCFSCGESGHFARECKSAS